A region from the Arachis ipaensis cultivar K30076 chromosome B01, Araip1.1, whole genome shotgun sequence genome encodes:
- the LOC107627823 gene encoding F-box/kelch-repeat protein At3g23880: MTTRMKHLECEDNLPRDLIREILLRLPVRLLLQLKIVCRSWNSLISSPEFANHQLQRSTLTQPPPLLCWKVPKRAGDVMHCSSQSLILDRQHQPTTFGSHPADGKVIWGSCNGLLCLLQGYPFDTLTLLNPSTRSVSPSVPFECSHKCGKLVFFGFGYDILHDQYKFVMGCRGSSLITDSKVRSGAIVFIFGANPFWKTVDHPVFPYDIHGTSNGIFVSGTLNWIVYDPTISTSYEFEWFLLTFDLRTELFGRLRLPVTRSGYDFSEMPPLQLHNNCLSVCYPTPHMPIICTLWIMKEHGVETSWTKLLAIPFDVGISPYVSVASLYISQDHNLLALNQSDGNFFVYNLRQNQLVSRVPYEHFGACLFLCQESLVSPSHYCGLKTIQV; encoded by the coding sequence ATGACTACGAGAATGAAACACCTTGAATGCGAAGATAATCTTCCAAGAGATCTGATTAGAGAAATCTTGCTGAGGCTTCCAGTGAGGCTTCTCCTGCAACTGAAGATTGTATGCCGTTCATGGAACTCCCTAATCTCCAGCCCTGAATTCGCCAACCACCAACTTCAACGCTCAACGCTAACTCAGCCGCCGCCATTGCTGTGTTGGAAGGTACCGAAACGGGCGGGTGACGTCATGCATTGCTCTTCACAATCTCTTATTCTTGATCGCCAGCATCAGCCAACTACATTCGGTTCACATCCGGCTGATGGAAAAGTCATCTGGGGATCTTGTAACGGATTGCTCTGCTTGCTCCAAGGTTATCCCTTTGACACTCTTACTCTTTTGAATCCCAGTACCCGGTCGGTATCCCCATCCGTTCCATTCGAGTGCTCCCACAAGTGCGGGAAGCTTGTTTTTTTTGGCTTTGGCTATGATATTCTACATGACCAGTACAAGTTTGTTATGGGTTGTCGTGGCTCATCTCTTATAACTGATTCCAAGGTGAGATCTGGGGCTATAGTTTTCATTTTTGGTGCAAATCCTTTTTGGAAAACTGTTGATCATCCGGTGTTTCCGTATGATATTCATGGCACAAGTAATGGAATATTTGTGAGCGGCACCCTCAATTGGATTGTGTATGATCCTACTATTAGTAcatcttatgaatttgagtgGTTCCTTCTTACCTTCGACTTGAGAACGGAGTTGTTTGGTCGATTGCGTCTGCCTGTTACTAGATCGGGCTATGACTTCTCCGAAATGCCTCCCTTGCAACTCCACAATAACTGTCTTTCTGTTTGTTATCCCACTCCGCATATGCCAATTATTTGCACTCTCTGGATAATGAAGGAGCATGGAGTTGAAACGTCTTGGACTAAATTGCTGGCAATCCCATTCGATGTTGGAATCTCGCCATATGTTTCGGTAGCATCCCTCTATATCTCACAAGATCATAATCTTTTGGCACTAAATCAATCTGATGGCAATTTTTTTGTGTATAATTTACGTCAAAACCAATTAGTTTCTCGTGTGCCTTACGAACATTTTGGGGCATGTTTATTCCTTTGCCAGGAGAGCTTGGTCTCACCATCACATTATTGTGGTCTTAAAACTATTCAAGTTTGA
- the LOC107627744 gene encoding proline-rich extensin-like protein EPR1, producing the protein MLSIFWALALSLLACQSYHPITLTNAQAPSKLPTSTSTPKSPITNTHTHPNGPSNNSPITNTNSNGAPSKLPSATSPTSSSSNTPKVVASSPSTSKTPITTTSSSPTKLPNSPTSTTTTTSPLKQPQQPIPKATSSPFKQPQQPIPKATSPTSSTSSPLLQPQPIPKATSPISSPTPKVIPTRPTSSAPIKPPPVPFVPVKPRPIPIAPIKPLLPVPIAPIKPPPIPIAPIKPPPIKPPPIPVAPVEPPPIPIAPIKPPPIKPPPISIAPIKPPPIKPPPVPITPVEPPPIPIAPIKPISITPIKPPPVKPPPIKPPPVPIAPIKPPAIAPKAPTPKIPPPHPPKKAPIVPPPLPLPPTPLPSAPAPPPPKHKKKAPVISPVPSPASNTPTPAPSPLPYTPAPSPDDYAPQPPPPHRHRRRRHKHKHIKHHHPQSSSSFDLAPEPSSSSSIIRKSPPAPLVDDTTPIDTQDTPSPAPSANGNGASSYNDQVRKMLASVGFAIAILFCLN; encoded by the exons ATGTTGTCAATATTTTGGGCATTGGCATTGTCATTATTAGCATGCCAAAGCTACCACCCTATAACATTAACCAATGCCCAAGCACCTTCAAAGTTACCAACTTCAACTTCAACTCCAAAATCACCAAttacaaacacacacacacatccaAATGGACCTTCTAATAATTCACCAATTACAAACACAAATTCAAATGGTGCACCTTCTAAATTGCCAAGTGCAACTTctccaacttcttcttcttctaatacACCAAAGGTGGTAGCATCATCCCCATCTACTAGCAAAACACCAATCACAACCACATCTTCATCACCAACCAAATTGCCAAATTCCCCAActtctactactactactacttccCCTTTGAAACAACCTCAACAACCAATTCCCAAGGCTACTTCTTCTCCTTTCAAACAACCTCAACAACCAATTCCTAAGGCCACTTCCCCAACCTCTTCTACTTCTTCCCCTTTGCTTCAACCCCAACCAATTCCAAAGGCCACTTCACCAATCTCTTCACCAACTCCTAAGGTAATACCCACACGTCCAACATCTTCTGCTCCTATCAAACCGCCCCCGGTTCCTTTTGTTCCGGTTAAACCACGACCAATTCCTATTGCTCCAATTAAACCACTACTACCAGTACCCATTGCTCCTATCAAACCACCACCAATTCCCATTGCCCCGATTAAACCACCTCCGATTAAACCGCCTCCGATTCCTGTCGCACCGGTTGAACCACCCCCAATTCCAATTGCCCCAATTAAACCACCACCTATTAAACCTCCACCAATTTCAATTGCTCCAATTAAGCCACCACCAATTAAACCACCACCGGTTCCTATTACACCCGTTGAACCGCCACCAATTCCAATTGCTCCAATTAAACCAATTTCAATTACTCCGATTAAACCACCACCGGTTAAACCACCACCAATTAAACCACCACCGGTTCCAATTGCTCCAATTAAACCACCAGCAATAGCACCAAAAGCACCCACACCAAAGATCCCACCACCACATCCACCTAAAAAAGCACCAATTGTACCACCACCACTGCCACTTCCACCAACACCATTACCATCAGCACCAGCACCACCACCTCCTAAACACAAGAAGAAGGCACCCGTAATATCACCGGTGCCTTCTCCAGCAAGTAACACTCCTACACCTGCACCCTCACCATTGCCATACACCCCAGCACCTTCCCCTGATGACTATGCTCCTCAACCTCCACCACCACACAGGCATAGAAGAAGGAGACACAAGCACAAACACATCAAGCATCACCATCCacaatcttcttcttcctttgatCTTGCTCcagaaccatcatcatcatcatcaatcattAGAAAGAGTCCACCAGCACCATTAGTTGATGATACTACTCCCATTGATACTCAAGACACACCATCACCTGCACCAAGTGCAAATGGG AACGGTGCATCATCATACAATGATCAAGTGAGAAAGATGTTGGCAAGTGTTGGATTTGCTATTGCCATTTTGTTTTGTCTCAATTGA
- the LOC107627663 gene encoding phosphate transporter PHO1 homolog 1, whose product MSSWCSIDYSPRSNNNTHTNPYCCSFEFIEEEQQQRRREEKMVKFSKQFEGQLIPEWKEAFVDYWQLKKELKRINLLNNTTNTNNNSPPKNMSFFSSLRNFSLFSHQHREHGPIQVHKKLASSTCKGDMYETELLEQFADTDATKEFFACLDQQLNKVNKFYRTKEKEFLERGDSLKKQMDILVELKFAFMEKQQGRCNSSQESKEDQSISCTFSSEEDSVRSREQHEEMQDNCNNEDMEKNEVPFPDSPQSNEAAEKPSRMKGGEDEKLRTPSGRLGSFRGKNVRINIPLTTPARTFSAISYLVKEDLLNQSSRKCSQEGGANNNNNKLHLNKTKLHHAEKMIKRGFIELHKGLGYLKVYRNLNMLAFMKILKKFDKVTEKQILPIYLKVVESSYFNSSDKVVKFMDEVEELFVKNFAKDDRRKAMKYLRPSQRKESHAVTFFIGLFTGCFVALFAGYVIMAHVSGLYKVGQQNSVYMETVYPVLSMFSLMFLHFFLYGCNIFAWRKTRINYGFIFELAPTKELKYRDVFLICSMAMASVVGVMFLHLTLLTKGYSYSQVQAIPGLLFLAFLLILVCPFNIISRSSRYRFLCVIRNIILSPLYKVVMLDFFMADQLCSQVPMLRNLEYVACYYITGSYKTQDYGYCMRTTHYRDLAYAVSFLPYYWRAMQCARRWFDEGDTGHLLNLGKYVSAMLAAGTKVAYEKDGSVGWLCLVVIMSSAATMYQLYWDFVKDWGLLQVNSKNPWLRNELMLSRKSIYYISMGLNFTLRLAWLQTVLHSSFEHVDYRVTSIFLAALEVIRRGMWNFYRLENEHLNNAGKFRAVKIIPLPFHEVDEED is encoded by the exons ATGTCATCTTGGTGTTCCATTGATTACTCACCAAGAAGCAACAATAATACACATACCAATCCTTATTGTTGTTCCTTTGAGTTcatagaagaagaacaacaacaaagaagaagagaagagaagatggTGAAATTCTCTAAGCAATTTGAAGGCCAACTCATACCTGAATGGAAAGAAGCCTTTGTTGATTATTGGCAACTCAAGAAGGAACTCAAAAGAATCAACCTTCTTAATAACACTACCAATACCAATAACAATTCACCACCTAAGAACATGTCCTTCTTTTCATCACTAAGAAACTTCTCTTTGTTTTCCCATCAACATAGAGAGCATGGACCAATTCAA GTTCATAAGAAACTTGCTTCATCAACTTGTAAAGGGGACATGTATGAGACAGAGTTGCTAGAACAATTTGCTGACACTGATGCTACCAAAGAGTTCTTTGCATGCCTTGATCAACAACTCAACAAGGTTAACAAGTTTTATAGGACAAAGGAGAAAGAGTTTCTTGAAAGAGGAGACTCATTGAAGAAGCAAATGGATATACTTGTTGAGCTCAAATTTGCATTCATGGAAAAGCAACAAGGTAGATGCAACTCTTCACAAGAATCCAAGGAGGACCAATCTATCTCTTGCACATTTTCTAGTG AGGAAGACTCTGTTCGGAGCAGAGAACAACATGAAGAAATGCAAGACAATTGCAACAATGAGGACATGGAAAAAAATGAGGTTCCATTTCCAGATTCTCCTCAATCAAATGAAGCAGCTGAAAAACCGTCGCGGATGAAAGGAGGAGAAGATGAAAAACTGAGGACGCCTTCCGGCCGCCTCGGAAGCTTCCGAGGGAAGAATGTAAGGATTAACATTCCTCTAACAACGCCGGCTCGGACCTTCTCGGCGATCAGTTACCTTGTCAAGGAAGATTTGTTAAACCAATCTTCAAGAAAATGTAGCCAAGAAGGTggtgctaataataataataataagcttCATCTTAACAAAACAAAGTTGCACCATGCtgaaaagatgatcaaaagaggCTTCATTGAACTCCATAAGGGATTAGGTTATCTCAAAGTTTATAG GAACTTGAACATGCTTGCATTTAtgaagattttgaaaaaatttgacaAG GTTACTGAGAAGCAAATTCTTCCAATATATCTCAAAGTTGTTGAAAGCTCATATTTCAACAGTTCAGACAAG GTTGTGAAATTCATGGATGAAGTTGAGGAACTATTTGTTAAAAACTTTGCCAAAGATGATAGGAGAAAAGCCATGAAATACCTTAGACCAAGTCAGAGAAAAGAATCTCATGCTGTAACTTTCTTCATTG GACTATTCACTGGATGCTTTGTGGCACTATTTGCTGGATATGTGATTATGGCTCATGTTTCTGGACTTTACAAAGTTGGACAACAAAACTCAGTTTATATGGAAACTGTTTACCCTGTCCTTAG CATGTTCAGCCTCATGTTTCTGCATTTCTTCCTTTATGGATGCAACATTTTTGCATGGAGAAAGACTCGTATAAACTATGGCTTCATCTTCGAGCTCGCGCCGACGAAGGAGCTCAAATACAGAGATGTCTTCTTGATCTGTTCAATGGCCATGGCTTCTGTGGTTGGTGTCATGTTCCTTCATTTGACTCTCCTCACTAAAGGCTATTCTTATTCTCAAGTTCAAGCCATTCCTGGCCTTCTTTTTCtg GCCTTCTTACTAATACTTGTGTGCCCCTTCAACATTATATCCCGGTCAAGCCGTTACCGTTTCCTTTGTGTCATAAGGAACATAATTTTGTCACCTCTTTACAAG gTTGTCATGTTGGACTTTTTTATGGCTGATCAACTTTGCAGTCAG GTGCCGATGCTGAGGAATCTTGAGTATGTAGCATGTTACTATATAACTGGGAGCTACAAAACACAAGACTATGGTTATTGCATGAGAACAACTCACTACAGAGATCTTGCTTATGCAGTTTCATTTCTACCCTATTATTGGAGAGCAATGCAA TGTGCGAGGCGATGGTTCGACGAAGGCGACACGGGACACCTTCTAAACCTAGGAAAGTATGTTTCAGCAATGTTGGCAGCAGGCACCAAGGTTGCATATGAGAAAGATGGGAGTGTTGGATGGCTATGTCTTGTTGTGATCATGTCAAGTGCAGCAACTATGTACCAATTGTATTGGGACTTTGTTAAGGATTGGGGTTTGCTTCAAGTGAATTCTAAGAACCCTTGGCTAAGGAATGAATTAATGCTTTCAAGGAAATCCATTTACTACATATCCATG GGATTAAATTTTACTCTGAGGCTTGCATGGTTGCAAACAGTTCTTCATTCAAGCTTTGAACATGTTGATTACAGAGTAACAAGCATATTTTTAGCAGCACTTGAAGTTATTAGAAGAGGAATGTGGAATTTCTACAG ATTGGAGAATGAGCATCTAAATAATGCTGGCAAGTTTAGAGCAGTGAAAATAATACCACTTCCTTTTCATGAAGTGGATGAGGAAGACTAG